One genomic window of Chitinophagaceae bacterium includes the following:
- a CDS encoding DUF1493 family protein → MSDEIFKKLKDFVEKQQSWEKYDFPLERTTKVELDLGITGEDAMEFIIAYGEQFNVDVSRFMAADYFDAEGHSLFSLGNQRNKKILTLGDLEKGISAGRLDEKIINLPM, encoded by the coding sequence ATGAGTGACGAAATTTTTAAAAAATTAAAAGACTTTGTTGAAAAGCAACAAAGCTGGGAGAAATATGATTTTCCTTTAGAAAGAACTACAAAAGTTGAACTTGATTTGGGAATTACTGGTGAAGATGCAATGGAGTTCATAATCGCTTATGGCGAGCAATTCAATGTAGATGTATCAAGATTTATGGCAGCAGATTATTTTGATGCTGAAGGTCATTCTTTATTTTCATTAGGAAATCAGAGGAATAAAAAAATCTTAACTCTTGGGGATCTGGAGAAAGGAATAAGTGCAGGAAGGTTAGACGAAAAAATAATCAACTTACCAATGTAG
- a CDS encoding RHS repeat-associated core domain-containing protein, translating into MYIIRFIKINLVVVLELELKWFEPVIVRLSDYHPGGMVMPDRNFSNENYRFGFNGKPKDDEINGSGDSYDYGYRIYDPRIARFLSVDPLSKGYPFYSPYQFAGNTPIAAVDVDGLEPTTIIDKNGNLTKPIIGFLQGAIDIQRRVSESTLWMEGSRSAVWKLSGKPTADTWGNTVFFDPSLQSNMDEHFWAQLVGHEQTHRMQIDKIGWIPFASAYYKEYKENKKKGLDDYDAYRRISYEAEAYAQEAKLADFFSDPGNTKGFDFIIHNALLTDQEKSEELEIEGIEKVAIPAIENTMQDVQTVMSETKNRTKKAYLEGLYDQLGKDLQSKKNRAATLKQQLNGSK; encoded by the coding sequence TTGTATATAATTCGTTTTATTAAAATCAATTTAGTAGTAGTTCTTGAATTGGAATTGAAATGGTTTGAACCGGTGATTGTACGGCTAAGTGATTACCATCCGGGCGGGATGGTAATGCCAGACAGAAATTTCTCCAATGAAAATTATCGATTCGGATTCAATGGAAAACCAAAAGATGATGAGATCAATGGGAGTGGTGATAGTTATGACTATGGATACAGGATCTATGATCCACGAATAGCAAGATTCTTAAGCGTGGATCCTCTTTCCAAAGGTTATCCATTTTATTCTCCTTATCAATTTGCTGGCAACACTCCGATTGCCGCTGTTGATGTTGACGGTCTTGAACCGACAACAATCATCGATAAGAATGGAAATCTTACAAAGCCAATTATTGGGTTTTTACAAGGAGCAATAGATATTCAGAGAAGAGTTTCTGAATCTACGCTATGGATGGAAGGTTCAAGAAGCGCAGTATGGAAACTTTCAGGAAAACCTACTGCTGACACTTGGGGAAATACTGTATTTTTTGATCCATCTCTTCAAAGTAATATGGATGAACATTTTTGGGCTCAATTAGTTGGGCATGAGCAAACTCACCGTATGCAAATTGATAAGATAGGTTGGATACCATTTGCATCAGCTTACTACAAGGAGTACAAAGAAAATAAGAAAAAGGGGTTAGATGATTACGATGCTTATAGGCGTATAAGCTATGAAGCTGAAGCATATGCACAAGAGGCAAAGTTGGCTGATTTTTTTTCTGACCCCGGCAACACTAAAGGTTTTGATTTTATCATCCACAATGCACTTTTAACAGATCAAGAGAAATCAGAAGAATTAGAAATTGAAGGCATAGAGAAAGTAGCGATACCAGCTATAGAAAATACTATGCAAGATGTTCAAACGGTTATGTCAGAAACAAAAAACAGGACTAAAAAAGCATATTTGGAGGGACTTTATGATCAACTTGGAAAAGATTTACAGAGCAAGAAGAATCGAGCTGCAACTTTAAAACAACAATTAAATGGGAGTAAATAA
- a CDS encoding LysM peptidoglycan-binding domain-containing protein, with product MPDRSFISSEYQRGFQGFEKNDDIKGAGNSYTTAFREYDPRVGRWWSVDPLTNDYPWQSPYVGFDNNPIRVIDPTGQGGEDPQAYIVQKGNTLSQIAKDNGTTINDIMALNKDAIKNADNIFAGQTINIPGSSSSSSASNRATTISNTNTLNVSKINESKSPNSSLPVKSINAQEQQGSMLGLPTEWIGPTMYLLGQPLDILKSTAPLASNTGSSVLSWSMSRVWPNQSPTLGKFQSNLWKKTSAVIGKQTAKEVVGGSSAVVGRVLGRWASSAASGIGLALTVYDFTAEVAIPMSQGVSDYSNTYKDAGLIYHICFEKGTLVYANKGLVAIESIQIGDSVYTYNIQTNEIEESKVLNTLERNTGEIYEITTIDQTIFVTAEHPFYIEGKGWVTVKQLKVGDKFKTMNSKTVEQVKSLSLLQQSLTVYNIEVDGNHNYFVTSSSILVHNKGIHPVKELKKFKEKIKIIK from the coding sequence ATGCCCGACAGGAGTTTTATCAGTTCAGAATATCAGAGAGGATTCCAAGGTTTTGAGAAAAATGACGATATAAAGGGAGCCGGGAATAGTTATACAACAGCTTTTAGAGAATATGATCCACGAGTTGGTAGATGGTGGAGTGTTGACCCGTTGACAAATGATTACCCTTGGCAAAGCCCTTATGTTGGATTTGATAATAACCCAATCAGGGTTATTGATCCTACTGGTCAAGGAGGGGAAGACCCTCAGGCATACATTGTCCAGAAGGGCAACACTTTGTCGCAGATAGCTAAAGATAATGGCACTACCATTAATGACATTATGGCTTTAAACAAAGACGCCATTAAAAATGCTGACAATATTTTTGCGGGTCAAACAATTAATATTCCAGGATCCTCTTCAAGCAGCTCGGCATCAAATAGAGCGACAACAATCAGCAATACAAACACACTAAACGTATCAAAAATTAATGAATCAAAATCACCAAACTCTTCGTTGCCAGTGAAAAGCATTAATGCTCAGGAGCAGCAAGGGAGCATGTTGGGACTTCCTACAGAATGGATTGGACCAACAATGTATTTATTGGGGCAACCACTGGATATATTAAAATCAACCGCTCCTCTAGCTTCAAATACGGGATCATCAGTTCTATCTTGGTCCATGTCAAGAGTTTGGCCCAATCAATCTCCAACATTAGGGAAGTTTCAATCTAATCTTTGGAAAAAAACATCGGCCGTAATAGGTAAGCAAACTGCAAAAGAAGTTGTAGGGGGTTCTTCAGCGGTTGTTGGTAGAGTTTTGGGAAGATGGGCAAGTAGTGCTGCCTCGGGAATTGGTCTTGCCTTAACAGTTTATGATTTTACAGCCGAAGTAGCAATACCAATGAGTCAAGGAGTATCTGACTATAGTAATACTTATAAGGATGCGGGTTTAATCTATCACATCTGTTTTGAGAAAGGAACATTAGTTTATGCAAACAAAGGTTTAGTTGCAATAGAAAGTATTCAGATTGGAGATTCCGTTTATACGTACAACATACAGACAAATGAAATTGAAGAAAGCAAGGTGTTAAATACTCTGGAACGAAACACAGGTGAGATTTACGAAATCACTACAATCGATCAGACAATATTTGTAACTGCCGAGCATCCGTTTTATATAGAAGGCAAAGGATGGGTAACAGTAAAGCAACTAAAAGTAGGTGATAAGTTTAAAACGATGAATAGCAAAACGGTTGAACAAGTGAAATCTTTAAGCTTACTGCAACAATCACTAACTGTTTACAATATTGAAGTTGACGGCAATCACAATTATTTTGTGACGAGCAGCAGTATTCTTGTTCATAACAAAGGTATTCATCCTGTGAAAGAATTAAAGAAGTTCAAAGAAAAAATTAAAATCATAAAGTAG
- a CDS encoding RecQ family ATP-dependent DNA helicase — protein sequence MTIHDLLKKYWGFSTFRDMQEDIIQSVMDGKDTLALLPTGGGKSVCFQIPALAREGICIVVSPLIALMKDQVANLEQKGIKAIAVYSGMSKQEIDIAIDNCVYGNYKFLYVSPERLATDILKVRVAKMKVNLLAIDEAHCISQWGYDFRPPYLRIAEFRAIIPEVPVLALTATATPPVVLDICDKLQFKNKNVFQKSFERDNLSYSVLFEESKNERLAKMLNKVPGTAIAYVRNRRKTKEIADYLKKKNISADYYHAGLDHATRSKKQEAWTKNKTRVMVSTNAFGMGIDKPDVRLVVHMDVPDDMESYFQEAGRGGRDGKKSFAVLLYNNSDVADLTERLEHFIPAVEKIRQTYQALANHFQLAIGAGENQSFDFDIAFFSKKYRFNPVETLQALKTLEQEGYIALTEAVFIRSRILLKVNKEVLYRFEVENKKHETLLRTLLRSYSGIFEDFVPINENDLARFTGLSREQVVVQLKELEQFNLLKYEPQKDVPQVIFLQPRADSDRMPFDYELLKRRKLAHELRLTAMKNYLLTINSCRSQMLLAYFGEKDAPRCGICDLCLRRNRLDLSDLEFEQITLQVKNLLQIKPQTITEVVNKIPKMHEKKMLETIQWLLDNEELQLNDQHQLIFRV from the coding sequence ATGACTATTCATGACCTGTTAAAAAAATATTGGGGCTTTTCCACTTTCAGGGATATGCAGGAAGATATCATTCAATCTGTGATGGATGGAAAAGATACACTTGCATTACTACCAACCGGCGGAGGGAAATCTGTTTGCTTTCAGATTCCGGCATTAGCCAGGGAAGGTATTTGCATCGTGGTGTCACCACTCATTGCGCTGATGAAAGACCAGGTAGCGAATCTTGAACAAAAAGGAATAAAAGCAATAGCAGTTTACAGTGGCATGAGCAAGCAGGAGATAGATATTGCCATCGACAATTGCGTGTATGGCAATTATAAATTTCTGTATGTATCACCGGAAAGACTTGCTACAGATATTCTGAAAGTACGCGTTGCCAAAATGAAAGTGAATTTATTGGCAATAGATGAAGCGCATTGTATTTCACAGTGGGGTTATGATTTCCGGCCACCTTATCTCCGCATTGCTGAGTTCAGAGCTATTATTCCTGAAGTGCCGGTGCTTGCACTTACTGCAACGGCAACGCCGCCCGTAGTGCTTGACATTTGCGACAAGCTGCAATTCAAAAATAAAAACGTATTTCAGAAAAGCTTTGAACGCGACAACCTCTCCTACTCCGTGTTGTTTGAAGAAAGTAAAAATGAACGGCTTGCAAAAATGCTGAACAAAGTGCCGGGAACTGCCATAGCTTATGTTCGCAACCGTAGAAAAACAAAAGAGATAGCTGATTACCTGAAGAAAAAAAATATCAGTGCTGATTATTATCATGCAGGATTGGATCATGCTACCCGTTCTAAAAAGCAGGAAGCCTGGACTAAAAACAAAACCCGTGTGATGGTATCCACCAATGCATTTGGAATGGGCATCGATAAGCCGGATGTAAGGCTGGTAGTACATATGGATGTACCGGATGACATGGAATCTTATTTTCAGGAAGCAGGACGGGGAGGAAGGGATGGAAAGAAATCATTTGCAGTGTTGCTTTACAACAACAGCGATGTTGCTGATCTTACTGAAAGGCTTGAACATTTTATTCCCGCTGTTGAAAAAATCCGTCAGACTTACCAGGCTTTGGCCAATCATTTTCAACTGGCCATTGGTGCTGGAGAAAATCAAAGCTTTGATTTCGACATCGCTTTCTTCAGTAAAAAATACCGTTTCAATCCTGTTGAAACTTTGCAAGCCCTGAAAACCCTGGAGCAGGAAGGATATATCGCCCTCACGGAAGCCGTTTTCATCCGATCGCGTATTCTTTTAAAAGTAAATAAAGAAGTACTGTATCGTTTTGAAGTGGAGAATAAGAAACATGAGACGTTGCTTCGCACTTTGCTTCGCTCCTACTCAGGTATCTTTGAGGACTTTGTGCCTATCAACGAAAATGACTTAGCGAGATTTACGGGTTTAAGCCGTGAACAGGTGGTTGTCCAACTTAAGGAGCTTGAACAATTTAATCTGTTGAAATATGAGCCGCAAAAAGATGTTCCGCAGGTTATTTTCCTGCAGCCAAGAGCGGACAGCGATCGCATGCCCTTTGATTATGAATTACTGAAGCGCAGAAAGCTTGCGCATGAGCTCAGGTTGACAGCGATGAAAAATTATTTGCTGACAATCAATTCCTGCCGCAGTCAGATGCTCCTGGCGTATTTCGGAGAAAAAGATGCACCACGCTGTGGCATTTGTGATCTTTGTTTGCGAAGGAACCGGCTTGATCTTTCAGATCTCGAATTTGAGCAGATTACATTACAGGTAAAAAACTTATTGCAAATTAAGCCACAAACAATAACTGAAGTAGTTAATAAAATACCCAAAATGCATGAAAAGAAAATG
- a CDS encoding ribonuclease H-like domain-containing protein encodes MAKEKVINLYIDAEWYLNQRIFLIGYSYDRKNFGQLYGKKLTAKNFKKLFTKVTGSVFCYGPDTGMLEKFFKWKFRDKFRCVNLMKVFKDHIKTGSFKLKDLEHKFSIRRKVMKYKTSIFQIWGDWRNPKKKKAVLHYNREDVVNLVRLTFKIFKKYNVKSKYLDTIRLK; translated from the coding sequence ATGGCAAAAGAAAAAGTGATCAATCTATACATTGACGCAGAATGGTATTTAAACCAGCGCATCTTCCTTATCGGTTATTCCTATGACCGTAAAAACTTCGGACAGCTTTATGGCAAGAAACTTACCGCAAAGAATTTCAAAAAATTATTTACCAAAGTTACCGGCAGCGTTTTTTGTTACGGACCTGATACCGGAATGCTGGAAAAATTCTTCAAATGGAAGTTCAGAGATAAATTCCGGTGTGTAAACCTGATGAAGGTTTTCAAAGACCATATCAAAACCGGCAGCTTCAAACTAAAGGACCTGGAACATAAATTCAGCATCCGGCGCAAAGTGATGAAATACAAAACCAGCATCTTTCAGATTTGGGGTGATTGGCGAAATCCCAAGAAAAAGAAAGCAGTGCTTCATTACAATAGGGAAGATGTGGTTAATCTGGTGCGGCTTACTTTCAAGATTTTTAAGAAATACAACGTAAAGAGCAAATATCTTGATACCATAAGGCTGAAATAA